The Synchiropus splendidus isolate RoL2022-P1 chromosome 1, RoL_Sspl_1.0, whole genome shotgun sequence genome includes a window with the following:
- the nefma gene encoding neurofilament, medium polypeptide a, producing the protein MSYPVDSIRRTMDTRTPGYSSFSRGPGATMSSGYRSQSWSRTGPGSTLTSSYKRSLNAPVSRSYGSSAVFSSADSADLQQPGLLNGDFKRSNEKQQLQGLNDRFAVYIDKVHYLEQQNKQIEAEIQALRQKQVSRSQLGDLYDQELQELRAVLEQIHHDKAQIQLDTEHIEEDIQRLRDRFEEEARIREETEAIIRVLKKDANDSDLVKSELEKKVQSLQDEIAFIRNNHEEEVSDLIAQIQESQVSVERKEVQKADITEALREIRSELEGHSNHNLQQVESWFMCRYSKLTEAAEQNKDAIKSARDEIADYRRQLQSKTVELESVRGTRESLERQLNDIEDRHNNDMSSLQETIHQLDNELKSTKWEMARHLREYQDLLNVKMALDIEIAAYRKLLEGEETHFSSFPYRQSMPSPKISKTKSEPPKLKVQHKFVEEIIEETRVEDEKAELDEALAEIAQELSATLEDGGEEEEEEEQEEGEAGEDEGEEEADEVEEEEIVAAADAKVSASAPSKEEAEEEDGAEEGEGDEGEEGDNEEEGEEEDEKGAEEGDEGEEAGDEEEVEETVLCAKAPESKASPEKEQTTDKEASGEGEEEQEEEEKVDDAGSDKASKHEDETDDAETDKIKEEVVTKTEALKVDAVKAETQNEEKEKASSPKADSPKPETTKEESPKPESPKSVSPKPESLKADSPKSESPKAASPKSESPKPQSPKSESPKPQSPKSESPKPSSPKSESPKPQSPKSESPKAESPKSESPKPTSPKPSSPKSEAPKPTSPKTESPKAESPKSESPKPTSQKPESPKESSPKAESPKSESPKSESVKAEPAKEDPPKTEIGKSEPQKPAEDKSDKKTEDTKVETKDAAMNGDMDKSSPDEKKDEEKESDVVANGVDESPVKDDGGQKVVITKTVETITTGEDGSKLVTKSVTVTETVKEVEEVLQDTVISTKKTEKHSTQSVKEVTQGN; encoded by the exons ATGAGTTACCCGGTGGATTCGATCAGAAGAACGATGGATACTAGGACACCAGGATACAGCAGTTTTAGtcgtggcccaggggccaccaTGTCCAGTGGCTATCGCAGCCAGTCCTGGTCCAGGACAGGTCCCGGCTCTACCCTGACTTCCTCTTACAAGCGGAGCTTGAACGCACCAGTGAGCCGCTCTTACGGCAGCTCCGCGGTCTTCAGTTCGGCAGACAGCGCGGACTTGCAGCAGCCCGGGCTCCTGAACGGAGACTTCAAGCGCTCcaacgagaagcagcagcttcagggGCTCAACGACCGGTTTGCCGTGTACATCGACAAGGTCCACTACTTGGAACAGCAGAACAAGCAGATCGAGGCAGAGATCCAGGCTCTGCGGCAGAAGCAGGTGTCCCGCTCGCAGCTGGGGGACCTCTACgaccaggagctgcaggagctccGCGCGGTCCTGGAGCAGATCCACCACGACAAGGCTCAGATCCAGCTGGACACCGAGCACATCGAGGAGGACATCCAGAGGCTGCGGGACCGCTTCGAGGAGGAAGCCCGCATCAGGGAGGAGACTGAAGCCATCATCCGCGTCCTGAAGAAGGACGCCAACGACTCGGACTTGGTCAAGTCCGAGTTGGAAAAGAAAGTTCAGTCACTTCAAGATGAGATCGCCTTCATCCGCAACAACCACGAGGAGGAGGTGAGCGACCTGATCGCGCAGATTCAGGAGTCTCAGGTGAgcgtggagaggaaggaggtcCAGAAGGCGGACATCACCGAGGCGCTGCGGGAGATCCGCTCCGAGCTGGAGGGTCACTCCAACCACAACCTGCAGCAGGTGGAGAGCTGGTTCATGTGTCGCTACTCCAAGCTGACGGAGGCGGCGGAACAGAACAAGGACGCCATCAAATCCGCTCGGGACGAGATTGCAGACTACCGCAGGCAGCTCCAGTCCAAGACCGTGGAGCTGGAGTCGGTCCGCGGCACCCGGGAATCTCTGGAGCGGCAGCTCAATGACATCGAGGACCGTCACAACAACGACATGTCCAGCCTGCAG gaaaccATTCATCAGCTGGACAATGAGCTCAAGAGCACCAAGTGGGAGATGGCTCGACATCTGCGCGAGTACCAGGACCTCCTCAATGTCAAGATGGCGCTGGACATTGAAATTGCTGCATACAG GAAACTTCTGGAAGGAGAAGAAACCCACTTCAGCTCCTTCCCCTACAGACAGTCGATGCCTTCACCCAAAATCTCTAAGACCAAATCTGAACCTCCCAAGCTGAAGGTGCAGCACAAGTTTGTGGAAGAGATCATCGAAGAGACCAGGGTGGAGGATGAGAAGGCGGAGCTGGACGAAGCTCTCGCAGAGATTGCGCAGGAACTCTCAGCCACActggaagatggaggagaggaggaagaggaggaggagcaggaggaaggagaagcaggagaggatgagggagaagaggaggcagatgaagtggaggaggaggaaattgTAGCTGCTGCAGACGCTAAAGTTAGTGCCAGTGCTCCTTCAAAGGAGGAGGCGGAAGAAGAGGATGGAGCGGAAGAGGGGGAGGGTGATGAAGGCGAGGAGGGTGATAATGAagaagagggggaggaagaggatgaaaagggggctgaagaaggagatgaaggagaagaagcaggagatgaagaggaagttgaGGAAACAGTACTGTGCGCTAAAGCTCCAGAGTCAAAAGCCTCACCTGAAAAAGAGCAGACCACAGACAAGGAAGCcagtggagaaggagaagaagagcaggaggaggaggagaaggtagATGATGCTGGAAGTGACAAAGCCTCCAAACATGAAGATGAGACCGATGATGCcgaaacagacaaaataaaagaggaagtCGTTACAAAAACCGAAGCCCTGAAAGTAGATGCAGTCAAAGCCGAAACccagaatgaagaaaaagagaaagcaAGTTCACCTAAGGCTGACTCGCCCAAGCCCGAAACAACAAAGGAAGAGTCACCTAAACCTGAATCCCCAAAGTCAGTATCACCTAAGCCTGAATCCCTCAAGGCAGACTCACCCAAGTCAGAATCCCCAAAGGCTGCATCTCCAAAATCCGAGTCCCCAAAACCACAGTCCCCTAAGTCTGAATCTCCTAAACCACAGTCCCCTAAGTCTGAATCTCCTAAACCTAGCTCCCCTAAATCTGAATCGCCCAAACCACAGTCACCCAAGTCTGAATCCCCGAAAGCAGAATCTCCCAAATCTGAATCCCCAAAACCTACTTCCCCAAAACCAAGCTCACCAAAGTCTGAAGCCCCCAAACCCACCTCTCCCAAGACAGAATCACCTAAAGCCGAAAGCCCTAAGTCTGAATCCCCTAAGCCAACATCTCAGAAACCTGAGTCCCCCAAAGAAAGTTCACCCAAGGCAGAGTCCCCCAAATCTGAGAGTCCTAAATCAGAATCTGTAAAAGCAGAACCTGCAAAAGAGGACCCCCCAAAAACGGAGATTGGCAAATCCGAGCCACAGAAGCCAGCCGAAGACAAGTCTGACAAAAAAACTGAAGATACCAAGGTAGAAACGAAGGACGCTGCCATGAATGGTGACATGGACAAGTCCAGTCCAGACGAGAAGAAGGACGAGGAGAAAGAAAGCGACGTAGTAGCCAACGGTGTCGACGAGAGCCCAGTGAAAGACGACGGTGGCCAAAAGGTGGTGATCACCAAAACAGTGGAGACAATCACAACTGGAGAGGACGGATCAAAGCTGGTCACCAAGTCAGTGACAGTGACGGAGACTGTCAAAGAGGTTGAGGAGGTGCTCCAGGACACAGTGATCTCCACCAAGAAGACAGAGAAGCACTCCACCCAGTCCGTCAAGGAGGTGACCCAGGGCAACTGA
- the LOC128748123 gene encoding neurofilament light polypeptide-like isoform X2 produces the protein MSSFGHEPYYSSSYRRRFVESTPRVVLTRGRTYSSFHSSHASPVSSSRQHYSSPGRQLFSSSSSSSPSSSVELELSQAAQISAEFRTIRTQERSQLQELNDRFAGFIERVRELEQQNRALQAELQLLRQRNTEPSHLRALYEQEARSLRAAVDDARAEQQAALGERERLEQTLRNMQGQFQEEVLAREEAEGRLMEVRREADQVTLAKAELEKSVESLLEELAFLKKIQESEMVELQTQMQLGVQLAVESETAAPDLSGALRDIRAQYERLATKNMQAAEEWFRGKVGSMTEAVAVHSDAVRSSKDEAGEYRRQLQARLLEIDACRGLNESLERQLVEMEAKQSAEIAAMQDTIADLERELGMTKKEMARYLKDYQDLLNVKMALDIEIAAYRKLLEGEETRLNVGMAGGVSSLYGHTLAGPSFTRPLLSSLSTDFMVTSRLYSSSVRTTEGSIISASHAQHSEAVPPTGEEEVEEEENNEEKTEEGEEGDTKEDEEGGDEEQPDEGTVADDKAGEEEGENVNNKEEVQEDGKMEEEAENSDRKDKNEAEKKEDDKCAKSEVAPDLTAGDTKK, from the exons ATGAGTAGCTTCGGGCATGAGCCTTACTACTCTTCTTCATATCGCCGCAGGTTTGTGGAGTCAACTCCTCGTGTGGTTCTGACCCGAGGTAGGACCTACTCCTCCTTCCATTCCTCCCATGCCTCCCCAGTTTCCTCCTCCCGCCAGCACTACTCTTCTCCTGGTCGTCagctcttttcttcctcctcctcctcctcgccatcCTCCTCGGTAGAGTTGGAGCTCAGCCAGGCAGCTCAAATCAGTGCTGAATTCCGTACCATCCGCACTCAGGAGCGCTCCCAGCTGCAGGAGCTCAACGACCGCTTTGCCGGATTCATCGAGAGGGTGCGCGAGCTCGAGCAGCAGAACCGTGCCCTGCAggctgagctccagctgctgagGCAGAGAAACACGGAGCCGTCCCATCTGAGAGCCCTGTACGAGCAGGAGGCCCGCTCTCTGAGGGCAGCTGTCGATGATGCCAGGGCTGAGCAACAGGCAGCTCTTGGGGAGAGGGAGCGCCTGGAACAAACCCTAAGAAACATGCAGGGACAGTTTCAAGAGGAGGTTCTTGCTCGAGAAGAGGCCGAGGGCAGGCTGATGGAGGTCCggcgtgaagctgatcaagtgaCCCTAGCCAAGGCTGAGCTGGAGAAAAGCGTGGAAAGCCTGCTTGAAGAACTGGCCTTCCTCAAGAAGATTCAAGAAAGTGAAATGGTGGAACTGCAGACCCAGATGCAGTTAGGAGTCCAGTTGGCTGTGGAATCTGAAACCGCTGCTCCCGACCTCTCCGGTGCTCTGAGGGATATCCGCGCGCAGTACGAGAGGCTAGCCACTAAGAACATGCAAGCCGCTGAAGAGTGGTTCCGAGGGAAGGTGGGCTCCATGACGGAGGCTGTGGCTGTCCACAGTGATGCAGTGAGGAGCTCCAAGGACGAAGCTGGAGAATACAGGCGTCAACTTCAGGCCCGACTGCTGGAGATCGACGCCTGTAGAGGCCTGAACGAGTCACTCGAGAGGCAGCTGGTGGAGATGGAAGCAAAACAAAGTGCAGAGATCGCTGCCATGCAG GACACGATTGCAGATCTGGAGAGAGAGCTTGGGATGACCAAAAAGGAAATGGCCCGCTACCTGAAGGATTATCAAGATCTACTGAACGTCAAGATGGCTTTGGACATTGAGATTGCTGCATACAG GAAGCTCTTGGAAGGGGAGGAGACTCGCCTCAACGTTGGCATGGCCGGTGGTGTTTCTTCTTTGTACGGACACACTTTAGCAGGACCGTCCTTCACTCGGCCCCTCCTCTCCAGCCTGAGCACTGACTTCATGGTGACATCGCGACTTTATAGCTCAAGCGTCAGAACCACCGAGGGTAGTATCATTTCTGCCAGCCACGCCCAACACTCAGAGGCCGTCCCTCCAACTGGAGAGGAGGAAGTTGAGGAAGAGGAAAATAATGAGGAGAAAactgaggagggagaggagggagacactAAAGAGGATGAGGAAG GTGGTGATGAAGAGCAGCCGGATGAAGGGACCGTAGCGGACGACAAGGCCGGcgaagaggaaggagaaaatGTCAATAACAAAGAGGAAGTGCAAGAAGAtgggaagatggaggaggaagcagaaaaTAGTGACAGGAAAGACAAAAACGAAGCTGAAAAGAAGGAGGATGATAAATGTGCTAAATCTGAAGTTGCACCTGATCTGACCGCGGGTgacaccaaaaaataa
- the LOC128748123 gene encoding neurofilament light polypeptide-like isoform X1, whose translation MSSFGHEPYYSSSYRRRFVESTPRVVLTRGRTYSSFHSSHASPVSSSRQHYSSPGRQLFSSSSSSSPSSSVELELSQAAQISAEFRTIRTQERSQLQELNDRFAGFIERVRELEQQNRALQAELQLLRQRNTEPSHLRALYEQEARSLRAAVDDARAEQQAALGERERLEQTLRNMQGQFQEEVLAREEAEGRLMEVRREADQVTLAKAELEKSVESLLEELAFLKKIQESEMVELQTQMQLGVQLAVESETAAPDLSGALRDIRAQYERLATKNMQAAEEWFRGKVGSMTEAVAVHSDAVRSSKDEAGEYRRQLQARLLEIDACRGLNESLERQLVEMEAKQSAEIAAMQDTIADLERELGMTKKEMARYLKDYQDLLNVKMALDIEIAAYRKLLEGEETRLNVGMAGGVSSLYGHTLAGPSFTRPLLSSLSTDFMVTSRLYSSSVRTTEGSIISASHAQHSEAVPPTGEEEVEEEENNEEKTEEGEEGDTKEDEEAGGDEEQPDEGTVADDKAGEEEGENVNNKEEVQEDGKMEEEAENSDRKDKNEAEKKEDDKCAKSEVAPDLTAGDTKK comes from the exons ATGAGTAGCTTCGGGCATGAGCCTTACTACTCTTCTTCATATCGCCGCAGGTTTGTGGAGTCAACTCCTCGTGTGGTTCTGACCCGAGGTAGGACCTACTCCTCCTTCCATTCCTCCCATGCCTCCCCAGTTTCCTCCTCCCGCCAGCACTACTCTTCTCCTGGTCGTCagctcttttcttcctcctcctcctcctcgccatcCTCCTCGGTAGAGTTGGAGCTCAGCCAGGCAGCTCAAATCAGTGCTGAATTCCGTACCATCCGCACTCAGGAGCGCTCCCAGCTGCAGGAGCTCAACGACCGCTTTGCCGGATTCATCGAGAGGGTGCGCGAGCTCGAGCAGCAGAACCGTGCCCTGCAggctgagctccagctgctgagGCAGAGAAACACGGAGCCGTCCCATCTGAGAGCCCTGTACGAGCAGGAGGCCCGCTCTCTGAGGGCAGCTGTCGATGATGCCAGGGCTGAGCAACAGGCAGCTCTTGGGGAGAGGGAGCGCCTGGAACAAACCCTAAGAAACATGCAGGGACAGTTTCAAGAGGAGGTTCTTGCTCGAGAAGAGGCCGAGGGCAGGCTGATGGAGGTCCggcgtgaagctgatcaagtgaCCCTAGCCAAGGCTGAGCTGGAGAAAAGCGTGGAAAGCCTGCTTGAAGAACTGGCCTTCCTCAAGAAGATTCAAGAAAGTGAAATGGTGGAACTGCAGACCCAGATGCAGTTAGGAGTCCAGTTGGCTGTGGAATCTGAAACCGCTGCTCCCGACCTCTCCGGTGCTCTGAGGGATATCCGCGCGCAGTACGAGAGGCTAGCCACTAAGAACATGCAAGCCGCTGAAGAGTGGTTCCGAGGGAAGGTGGGCTCCATGACGGAGGCTGTGGCTGTCCACAGTGATGCAGTGAGGAGCTCCAAGGACGAAGCTGGAGAATACAGGCGTCAACTTCAGGCCCGACTGCTGGAGATCGACGCCTGTAGAGGCCTGAACGAGTCACTCGAGAGGCAGCTGGTGGAGATGGAAGCAAAACAAAGTGCAGAGATCGCTGCCATGCAG GACACGATTGCAGATCTGGAGAGAGAGCTTGGGATGACCAAAAAGGAAATGGCCCGCTACCTGAAGGATTATCAAGATCTACTGAACGTCAAGATGGCTTTGGACATTGAGATTGCTGCATACAG GAAGCTCTTGGAAGGGGAGGAGACTCGCCTCAACGTTGGCATGGCCGGTGGTGTTTCTTCTTTGTACGGACACACTTTAGCAGGACCGTCCTTCACTCGGCCCCTCCTCTCCAGCCTGAGCACTGACTTCATGGTGACATCGCGACTTTATAGCTCAAGCGTCAGAACCACCGAGGGTAGTATCATTTCTGCCAGCCACGCCCAACACTCAGAGGCCGTCCCTCCAACTGGAGAGGAGGAAGTTGAGGAAGAGGAAAATAATGAGGAGAAAactgaggagggagaggagggagacactAAAGAGGATGAGGAAG CAGGTGGTGATGAAGAGCAGCCGGATGAAGGGACCGTAGCGGACGACAAGGCCGGcgaagaggaaggagaaaatGTCAATAACAAAGAGGAAGTGCAAGAAGAtgggaagatggaggaggaagcagaaaaTAGTGACAGGAAAGACAAAAACGAAGCTGAAAAGAAGGAGGATGATAAATGTGCTAAATCTGAAGTTGCACCTGATCTGACCGCGGGTgacaccaaaaaataa
- the pgam2 gene encoding phosphoglycerate mutase 2 isoform X1, whose translation MVKSYHRWTVEEACRLWSESSPASIKSQWNAVGGSARVCAPLRRTEAIVTRNMTAVHRLVIVRHGESAWNQENRFCGWFDADLSEKGVEEAKRGAQAIKDAGYKFDVCYTSVLKRAVKTLWTIMEGTDQMWLPVYRTWRLNERHYGGLTGLNKAETAEKHGEEQVKIWRRSFDIPPPPMDKDHPYHKIISESRRYKNLKPGELPTCESLKDTIARALPFWNDVIAPEIKAGKNVIIAAHGNSLRGIVKHLEGMSDAAIMELNLPTGIPIVYELDADLKPVKPMSFLGDEETVKKAMEAVAAQGKAKK comes from the exons ATGGTGAAGTCCTATCACAGGTGGACGGTTGAAGAGGCCTGTCGTCTCTGGTCCGAGAGCTCCCCAGCGTCTATAAAAAGCCAGTGGAATGCAGTGGGAGGCTCAGCCAGAGTGTGTGCACCATTGAGAAGGACTGAGGCTATAGTCACCAGAAACATGACTGCCGTACATCGTTTGGTGATTGTTCGCCACGGTGAGAGCGCATGGAACCAGGAGAACCGCTTCTGCGGCTGGTTTGATGCCGATCTGAGCGAGAAGGGCGTGGAAGAGGCCAAGCGCGGAGCTCAGGCCATCAAGGATGCTGGATATAAGTTCGATGTGTGCTACACCTCTGTGCTGAAAAGAGCTGTCAAGACCTTGTGGACCATCATGGAGGGCACAGACCAGATGTGGCTGCCTGTGTACCGGACCTGGCGTTTGAATGAGCGTCACTACGGAGGCCTGACTGGCCTCAACAAGGCTGAGACGGCTGAAAAGCACGGCGAGGAGCAGGTGAAGATCTGGCGTCGGTCCTTCGACATCCCCCCTCCTCCCATGGACAAGGACCACCCGTACCACAAAATCATCAGCGAG TCTCGGCGCTATAAGAACCTGAAGCCAGGTGAGCTTCCCACGTGCGAGTCTCTGAAGGACACTATCGCTCGTGCCTTGCCCTTCTGGAATGATGTTATCGCTCCTGAAATCAAAGCTGGGAAGAACGTCATCATTGCCGCGCATGGCAACAGTCTCCGGGGCATTGTTAAGCACTTGGAAG GTATGTCTGACGCTGCCATTATGGAGCTGAACCTACCCACTGGAATCCCTATTGTCTATGAGCTGGATGCAGACCTGAAGCCGGTCAAACCCATGTCCTTCCTGGGAGACGAGGAAACGGTGAAGAAAGCCATGGAGGCTGTTGCTGCCCAGGGCAAAGCAAAGAAGTGA
- the pgam2 gene encoding phosphoglycerate mutase 2 isoform X2: MTAVHRLVIVRHGESAWNQENRFCGWFDADLSEKGVEEAKRGAQAIKDAGYKFDVCYTSVLKRAVKTLWTIMEGTDQMWLPVYRTWRLNERHYGGLTGLNKAETAEKHGEEQVKIWRRSFDIPPPPMDKDHPYHKIISESRRYKNLKPGELPTCESLKDTIARALPFWNDVIAPEIKAGKNVIIAAHGNSLRGIVKHLEGMSDAAIMELNLPTGIPIVYELDADLKPVKPMSFLGDEETVKKAMEAVAAQGKAKK; this comes from the exons ATGACTGCCGTACATCGTTTGGTGATTGTTCGCCACGGTGAGAGCGCATGGAACCAGGAGAACCGCTTCTGCGGCTGGTTTGATGCCGATCTGAGCGAGAAGGGCGTGGAAGAGGCCAAGCGCGGAGCTCAGGCCATCAAGGATGCTGGATATAAGTTCGATGTGTGCTACACCTCTGTGCTGAAAAGAGCTGTCAAGACCTTGTGGACCATCATGGAGGGCACAGACCAGATGTGGCTGCCTGTGTACCGGACCTGGCGTTTGAATGAGCGTCACTACGGAGGCCTGACTGGCCTCAACAAGGCTGAGACGGCTGAAAAGCACGGCGAGGAGCAGGTGAAGATCTGGCGTCGGTCCTTCGACATCCCCCCTCCTCCCATGGACAAGGACCACCCGTACCACAAAATCATCAGCGAG TCTCGGCGCTATAAGAACCTGAAGCCAGGTGAGCTTCCCACGTGCGAGTCTCTGAAGGACACTATCGCTCGTGCCTTGCCCTTCTGGAATGATGTTATCGCTCCTGAAATCAAAGCTGGGAAGAACGTCATCATTGCCGCGCATGGCAACAGTCTCCGGGGCATTGTTAAGCACTTGGAAG GTATGTCTGACGCTGCCATTATGGAGCTGAACCTACCCACTGGAATCCCTATTGTCTATGAGCTGGATGCAGACCTGAAGCCGGTCAAACCCATGTCCTTCCTGGGAGACGAGGAAACGGTGAAGAAAGCCATGGAGGCTGTTGCTGCCCAGGGCAAAGCAAAGAAGTGA